One region of Miscanthus floridulus cultivar M001 chromosome 19, ASM1932011v1, whole genome shotgun sequence genomic DNA includes:
- the LOC136529949 gene encoding tubulin beta-7 chain, with amino-acid sequence MREILHIQGGQCGNQIGAKFWEVICDEHGIDHTGKWDGDSDLQLERINVYYNEASGGRYVPRAVLMDLEPGTMDSVRSGPFGQIFRPDNFVFGQSGAGNNWAKGHYTEGAELIDSVLDVVRKEAENCDCLQGFQVCHSLGGGTGSGMGTLLISKIREEYPDRMMLTFSVFPSPKVSDTVVEPYNATLSVHQLVENADECMVLDNEALYDICFRTLKLSTPTFGDLNHLISATMSGVTCCLRFPGQLNSDLRKLAVNLIPFPRLHFFMVGFAPLTSRGSQQYRALTVPELTQQMWDSKNMMCAADPRHGRYLTASAMFRGKMSTKEVDEQMLNVQNKNSSYFVEWIPNNVKSSVCDIPPIGLKMSSTFIGNSTSIQEMFRRVSEQFTAMFRRKAFLHWYTGEGMDEMEFTEAESNMNDLVAEYQQYQDATAEDDDEYEEEEEEEHDA; translated from the exons ATGAGGGAGATCCTCCACATCCAGGGCGGGCAGTGCGGGAACCAGATCGGGGCCAAGTTCTGGGAGGTGATCTGCGACGAGCACGGCATCGACCACACTGGCAAGTGGGACGGCGACTCCGACCTTCAGCTTGAGCGCATCAACGTCTACTACAACGAAGCCAGCGGCGGACGCTACGTCCCGCGCGCCGTCCTCATGGACCTCGAGCCCGGCACCATGGACTCCGTGCGCTCGGGGCCCTTCGGCCAGATCTTCCGCCCCGACAACTTCGTCTTCGGCCAGTCCGGCGCCGGCAACAACTGGGCCAAGGGCCACTACACCGAGGGCGCAGAGCTCATCGACTCCGTGCTCGACGTCGTCCGCAAGGAGGCCGAGAACTGCGACTGCCTCCAAG GGTTCCAGGTCTGCCACTCTCTGGGAGGAGGTACTGGTTCAGGAATGGGCACCCTGCTCATCTCCAAGATCAGGGAGGAGTACCCTGACCGCATGATGTTGACATTCTCTGTCTTCCCGTCGCCCAAGGTGTCTGATACTGTCGTGGAGCCCTACAACGCCACGCTCTCAGTTCACCAGCTTGTTGAGAACGCAGATGAGTGCATGGTGCTCGATAACGAGGCTCTCTATGACATCTGCTTCCGCACGCTCAAGCTTTCTACACCAACCT TTGGTGATCTCAACCACCTTATCTCTGCAACCATGAGTGGTGTTACGTGCTGCCTTCGCTTCCCTGGTCAGCTGAATTCTGACCTCCGGAAGCTTGCTGTGAACCTGATCCCCTTCCCACGTCTCCACTTCTTCATGGTTGGGTTCGCTCCACTGACCTCACGGGGCTCCCAGCAGTACCGCGCCCTCACCGTGCCAGAGCTGACCCAGCAGATGTGGGATTCCAAGAACATGATGTGTGCTGCTGACCCTCGCCACGGCCGCTACCTCACGGCATCTGCCATGTTCCGTGGCAAGATGAGCACCAAGGAAGTGGATGAGCAGATGCTGAACGTGCAGAACAAGAACTCTTCCTACTTTGTGGAGTGGATCCCCAACAACGTGAAGTCGAGCGTGTGCGACATCCCACCCATCGGGCTGAAGATGTCCTCCACGTTCATCGGCAACTCGACCTCCATCCAGGAGATGTTCCGCCGCGTCAGCGAGCAGTTCACGGCCATGTTCAGGAGAAAGGCCTTCCTTCACTGGTACACGGGCGAGGGCATGGATGAGATGGAGTTCACTGAGGCCGAGAGCAACATGAATGACCTGGTGGCCGAGTACCAACAGTACCAGGATGCCACggctgaggatgatgatgagtatgaggaggaagaagaggaagagcatGATGCCTGA